One Glycine max cultivar Williams 82 chromosome 6, Glycine_max_v4.0, whole genome shotgun sequence DNA segment encodes these proteins:
- the LOC100786373 gene encoding E3 ubiquitin-protein ligase RMA1H1-like isoform X1, with protein sequence MALDHFEETVHQKGNWKSSSEIIADSDRNASGDFDCNICLECVQDPVVTLCGHLYCWPCIYKWLHFQSTSLDDEEQQRPQCPVCKSEVSQSSLVPLYGRGQTTLPSKGKPRQVGTVIPQRPHGPRTLNTRSVSQPISQSYHPYSNPYHPQQHFNSIPSGYTSPMIRTTGSIDNTFGIFGEMIYARVFGNHVSNIHTYANSYNLSGTSNPRMRRHLMQVDKSLSRISCFLLCCLVLCLLLF encoded by the coding sequence ATGGCCTTAGATCACTTTGAGGAGACTGTGCACCAAAAAGGAAATTGGAAATCTTCCAGTGAAATCATTGCAGATTCTGATAGAAATGCCTCTGGTGACTTTGACTGCAACATCTGCCTGGAGTGTGTGCAAGATCCAGTGGTGACACTTTGTGGTCATCTTTATTGCTGGCCCTGCATATACAAATGGCTTCATTTTCAAAGCACCTCTTTGGATGATGAAGAACAACAGAGGCCACAATGTCCTGTATGCAAATCAGAAGTTTCTCAATCCTCCCTTGTTCCATTATACGGCCGTGGCCAAACCACATTACCTTCTAAAGGGAAGCCACGTCAAGTAGGCACTGTCATACCACAAAGACCTCATGGTCCAAGAACACTTAACACTAGAAGTGTTTCACAACCTATTTCTCAAAGTTACCATCCCTATAGTAATCCTTATCATCCTCAACAACACTTCAACTCGATTCCAAGCGGTTACACCTCACCTATGATTAGAACAACTGGTTCAATAGACAACACATTTGGAATCTTTGGTGAGATGATATATGCAAGGGTCTTTGGTAACCACGTGTCAAACATTCATACATACGCCAATTCGTACAATCTTTCGGGGACCAGTAACCCAAGGATGAGAAGACATTTAATGCAAGTTGATAAATCACTCAGCAGAATAAGTTGTTTCCTCCTTTGCTGCCTAGTTTTGTGTCTGCTCTTATTCTGA
- the LOC100784068 gene encoding GPI-anchored protein LLG3 yields the protein MGSNAFFSSILYFFLLATLVSSAPFLSDDIFESGASTGRALLQAKKACGVEFENKNYTVLTSQCKGPQYPPKVCCEAFKQFACPFSNEVNDMTTDCATVMFSYINIYGKYPPGLFANQCKEGNQGLDCSQVTPTNTSSNTIHVAAPPHFFSLATISAFLGFLFHLF from the exons atgggtTCAAACGCCTTCTTCTCTTCCATTCTCTATTTTTTCCTACTAGCCACATTGGTCTCCTCTGCCCCATTTCTTTCTG ATGACATATTTGAGTCTGGGGCATCCACTGGCCGTGCCCTCCTACAGGCTAAGAAAG CTTGTGGAGTTGAATTTGAGAACAAGAACTACACTGTCCTCACAAGCCAATGCAAGGGACCCCAGTACCCACCCAAAGTGTGCTGTGAGGCTTTCAAGCAATTTGCTTGCCCTTTTTCAAATGAGGTCAATGACATGACAACTGATTGCGCCACAGTTATGTTTAGCTACATCAACATCTATGGCAAATACCCTCCTGGCCTATTTGCCAATCAGTGCAAAGAAGGGAACCAAGGTCTTGATTGCAGCCAAGTTACACCAACCAACACTTCTTCCAACACCATTCATGTGGCTGCTCCTCCTCACTTTTTCTCACTTGCTACCATTTCTGCTTTCCTGGGATTCTTGTTCCACTTGTTCTGA